The Pseudoalteromonas spongiae UST010723-006 genome window below encodes:
- a CDS encoding substrate-binding periplasmic protein, protein MKNSVLVYVILIVTLFFSVTSSATQLRFVAEDLYPLHFKDKNNQPDGFLVDVVNAVLDDCACAGKIEIMPQARAFRELQSQPNVVMMSLLKTPGREKNYLFLGSVFNAHAYLVGLKSNQFELFNLHSARGLRVSTVRGYFSQRYLENAGFSLERDLVLAPEPESLMKMLYKNRTDLVLTNTLHLDKELNSIGLDPTKIEKKLHLPDFPNELHITANRKLENTLAIKLTNSLNAIKHNGQYQMLLTKWNLNEKAH, encoded by the coding sequence ATGAAAAACTCAGTTCTTGTATATGTCATACTTATCGTCACTCTTTTTTTCAGTGTCACTAGCTCTGCTACACAACTTCGCTTTGTCGCTGAAGACTTATACCCGCTTCATTTTAAAGATAAAAATAACCAGCCAGACGGCTTTTTAGTTGATGTCGTTAACGCGGTACTTGATGACTGTGCGTGCGCTGGCAAAATTGAAATCATGCCGCAAGCAAGAGCGTTTCGTGAACTACAGTCGCAGCCGAATGTAGTAATGATGTCGCTGCTTAAAACGCCCGGTCGTGAAAAAAATTACTTATTTCTAGGTTCAGTATTTAACGCCCACGCCTATTTAGTTGGTTTGAAAAGCAATCAATTTGAGTTATTTAACCTACACAGTGCACGAGGATTACGTGTTAGCACAGTGCGAGGGTATTTTAGCCAACGCTATTTAGAAAACGCTGGATTTTCACTTGAACGCGATTTAGTGCTTGCACCAGAGCCTGAAAGCTTAATGAAAATGCTTTATAAAAATCGTACCGATTTAGTGCTAACTAACACCTTACATCTCGATAAAGAACTTAACAGTATTGGCCTTGATCCAACAAAAATTGAGAAAAAACTGCATTTACCTGACTTTCCAAATGAACTGCATATCACGGCAAACAGAAAATTAGAGAATACGCTCGCGATAAAACTAACAAACTCGCTCAACGCCATTAAACACAACGGGCAATACCAAATGTTGTTAACTAAATGGAACCTAAACGAAAAGGCGCATTAA
- a CDS encoding peptidase M42, producing the protein MSTLSQEYIDLLKEIIRHPSVVGAEHSFFRVLQRELEERGATVTWYEGLLVAQGKKPFSAMFSAHIDRHGLICTGPNEFQYAAFIAANRTDLLNNSVSEELMTKITERYKSTPVYAYEPWSGAYRGQGMIKHSYVCEYRNNLIFEIDGLESAVAGTPVAFKDKLRISEERLTGQLDNVLSAAALVHLFSLGFEGTVFFTAQEEAGKSWRYLLEWFRRFGGSTNRLFVVDTSPFPDVESANKQHLVLRKKDANASFNSAATKLVEKICKEQQLSYIYKDEYMEKINKELAARGEAPRSIGSTELGRIIASSNGLVDGTTIQVPTTSYHTMDESGSIASVEAFLKVLMALSKRG; encoded by the coding sequence ATGAGCACATTAAGCCAAGAGTATATCGATTTATTAAAAGAAATTATTCGCCATCCGAGTGTGGTCGGGGCGGAGCATTCGTTTTTTCGTGTATTGCAGCGCGAGCTTGAAGAGCGAGGGGCCACTGTAACTTGGTACGAAGGACTATTAGTTGCGCAGGGTAAAAAGCCGTTCAGTGCAATGTTTTCTGCACATATCGACCGCCACGGTTTAATTTGTACTGGGCCGAACGAATTTCAATATGCAGCATTTATTGCTGCAAACCGCACTGATTTGCTCAATAACTCAGTATCTGAAGAACTCATGACTAAAATCACCGAGCGCTATAAGTCTACCCCGGTGTATGCTTACGAACCTTGGTCTGGTGCGTATCGCGGGCAAGGCATGATCAAGCATTCCTATGTGTGTGAGTATCGAAATAATCTTATTTTTGAAATTGACGGCCTTGAAAGTGCCGTTGCCGGAACACCGGTTGCGTTTAAAGACAAACTGCGTATTTCCGAAGAGCGATTAACCGGACAGCTCGATAATGTGCTGTCAGCGGCAGCGCTCGTGCATTTATTTAGTTTGGGCTTTGAGGGCACCGTGTTTTTCACCGCGCAAGAAGAGGCAGGTAAAAGTTGGCGTTATTTATTGGAATGGTTTCGTCGTTTTGGTGGCTCAACTAACCGCTTATTTGTGGTAGATACTAGCCCGTTTCCCGATGTTGAATCTGCCAATAAACAACATTTAGTGCTGCGAAAAAAAGATGCCAACGCTTCGTTTAATTCAGCGGCAACTAAGTTAGTGGAAAAAATCTGTAAAGAGCAGCAGTTAAGCTACATCTATAAAGATGAATATATGGAAAAAATAAATAAAGAGCTTGCCGCGCGGGGGGAAGCGCCACGCTCTATTGGTAGTACTGAGCTTGGTCGTATTATCGCCAGTTCGAATGGTTTAGTGGATGGTACTACTATTCAAGTGCCAACAACCAGCTACCACACAATGGATGAATCGGGCTCAATCGCATCGGTAGAAGCCTTTTTGAAAGTGTTAATGGCCCTCTCAAAAAGAGGCTAA